The genomic stretch TCCTCCCGTGACCGCCGCTCCGTGACCGCGAACGCGATCGCCCCCTCCACCCCGAGGGCGGAGAGCCATCCCGGGTCGGAGACCGCGACTCCGGCGGATAGGAGCCGAGCTCTTATCGTTTCCGGATCTCCGGGGACGCGAACCACGAACTCGTTGAAGAACGGGCCGGTGAACGCGAGCGCGTAGCCCGGGAGCTCCGCGATCCGACCGGCGAGGTAGTGGGCCTTCGCCAGATTGAGCCGCGCCACCTGGGCCAACCCGTCCGCGCCCAGGGTCGCTAGGTAGACGGTGGCAGCGAGGGCGGAGAGCTGAGCATTGGTGCAGATGTTCGAGGTAGCGCGGGCGCGGCGGATGTGCTGTTCCCGGGTCTGGAGGGTCATCGTGTAGCCGGGGTTCCCGGCGGCGTCGACGGTGCGGCCCGCGATCCGGCCCGGCATCGTCCGGATGTAGCGCATCCGCGTCGCGAACAGGCCCAGCCCCGGCCCACCGAACGATGGGGGGATCCCGAGGGGCTGCCCCTCCGCGGTGACGATGTCCGCCCCGAACTCGCCCGGCGGGGCGATGATCCCCATGGCGATCGGGTTCGTCGCCACGATCAGAAGACCGTCGCGCACCTTGTTCTTGAGCCCGGTCAGGTCCTCGATCACCCCGAACGCATTCGGGGATTGGACCACGAGCCCGGAGAGCCCGGACGGGATTGCGGACCGATCGATTCGCCCCTCCGGGGTGAGGTATGGGACCTCGATGAGCTCGAGATCAGCCGCCCAGGCGTAGGTCTCGACGACGCGGCGATAGTGGGGAAAAAGAGCGCGGGAGATCCCGATCCTCCCCTTTCCCGCCACCCGCTCGGCCATCAATACGGCCTCGGCCAGAGCGCTCCCCCCGTCGTACATCGA from Candidatus Bipolaricaulota bacterium encodes the following:
- the gcvPA gene encoding aminomethyl-transferring glycine dehydrogenase subunit GcvPA, which codes for MRYLVNTDSDRREMLAEIGVESIDDLFSDIPEEVKARFRPLGLSPKSELEVRGTVERFASNNADPNEVISFLGGGMYDHYIPSVVAHVLSRSEFYTAYTPYQPEISQGTLTAMFEFQTLVCELFGMEVANASMYDGGSALAEAVLMAERVAGKGRIGISRALFPHYRRVVETYAWAADLELIEVPYLTPEGRIDRSAIPSGLSGLVVQSPNAFGVIEDLTGLKNKVRDGLLIVATNPIAMGIIAPPGEFGADIVTAEGQPLGIPPSFGGPGLGLFATRMRYIRTMPGRIAGRTVDAAGNPGYTMTLQTREQHIRRARATSNICTNAQLSALAATVYLATLGADGLAQVARLNLAKAHYLAGRIAELPGYALAFTGPFFNEFVVRVPGDPETIRARLLSAGVAVSDPGWLSALGVEGAIAFAVTERRSREELDRVVDALREAGE